The following proteins are co-located in the Synechococcus sp. PROS-U-1 genome:
- a CDS encoding DUF3120 domain-containing protein, with product MIGGTWQTSAPARSWSFPVARIAAAMVVLPVFLQAPWVRLDPFSATLFTGVLVAAGLVLHQSRSQTASDLGSLLVGFSGSWLAGCIFWGWLRAHPVLHLPVEAFAVPVALGGLQGRWRLAATFYLSSLVGTACTDLAMAATGVMRFWPEVVTASLNQAPLLLHQAGLHLLQPLPLLTLVVAAALVLMAGRRLNLSSAGSNGDAGAMASAVLITTLWVDGLFLLTALLQPGLSGLIE from the coding sequence GGTCGTGGTCCTTTCCGGTGGCACGGATCGCCGCAGCGATGGTGGTGCTGCCGGTGTTTCTCCAGGCTCCTTGGGTTCGCCTGGATCCGTTTTCGGCCACCTTGTTCACGGGTGTTCTGGTGGCAGCCGGGCTGGTGTTGCATCAAAGCCGCTCGCAGACAGCATCCGATCTGGGATCGCTGCTGGTTGGTTTCAGCGGCAGCTGGCTTGCAGGGTGCATTTTCTGGGGATGGTTGCGAGCCCATCCCGTGTTGCACCTTCCGGTGGAAGCTTTCGCTGTGCCTGTGGCCTTGGGCGGCTTGCAAGGCCGCTGGAGACTGGCAGCGACCTTCTACCTCTCATCCCTCGTGGGTACAGCCTGTACTGACCTGGCCATGGCAGCCACCGGCGTGATGCGGTTCTGGCCCGAAGTGGTGACGGCGTCCCTGAATCAGGCTCCACTGCTGCTCCATCAGGCGGGGCTGCATCTGCTACAGCCCCTGCCCCTCCTAACCCTGGTGGTTGCAGCTGCATTGGTGCTCATGGCCGGACGTCGCCTCAACCTGAGCAGCGCCGGATCCAACGGTGACGCCGGAGCCATGGCCTCTGCTGTCTTGATCACAACCCTCTGGGTGGATGGCTTGTTCCTGCTCACGGCGCTACTCCAGCCCGGGCTGAGTGGCCTTATCGAATGA
- the psbU gene encoding photosystem II complex extrinsic protein PsbU, protein MKRLLSWLTGALLMASLMAGLVLPSSVYADDDLRSKYSGNEIRNVVDDKIAESEGKVDLNNSSVRRFQQFPGMYPTMAGKIVLGGPYNSVDDVLSLDLTDRQQELFAKYRDNFIVTPPSIALNEGDDRINDGQYR, encoded by the coding sequence ATGAAGCGGCTTCTGAGCTGGCTGACTGGCGCACTGCTGATGGCAAGTCTGATGGCAGGCCTTGTGCTTCCCAGCAGCGTCTATGCCGACGACGACCTTCGCAGCAAGTATTCCGGCAACGAGATCCGCAACGTTGTCGACGACAAGATCGCTGAAAGTGAAGGCAAGGTGGACCTGAACAATTCCTCCGTGCGTCGCTTCCAGCAATTCCCTGGCATGTACCCAACCATGGCCGGAAAGATCGTTCTGGGTGGTCCCTACAACAGCGTTGACGACGTGCTGTCTCTTGACCTGACAGACCGCCAGCAGGAGCTGTTCGCCAAGTACCGGGACAATTTCATCGTCACGCCTCCTTCAATTGCTCTGAACGAGGGAGACGACCGCATCAATGACGGTCAATACCGCTGA
- the nadB gene encoding L-aspartate oxidase — translation MAQPRSSNPIPSGPWDVVVIGAGAAGLMTCLDLPPGLKVLLLNRNTGRRSSSRWAQGGIAAVTRKEDSADSHAEDTVLAGAGLCDGDAVRLLVQEAPHCVERLGQLGMAFDRDQNGLATTLEAAHSHRRVLHVQDRTGRALVDVLRDCVEQRPGLLHRRGVRVTQLLVRDGRCCGVQVLDGAHLHGIEARAVVLASGGGGHLFANTTNPAQACGEGIALAWQAGAAVEDLEFVQFHPTAIRLDDAPCFLISEAVRGEGGVLVDSLGGSPVAHLRQRDLSPRDQVSRALMQAMQRQQVKQMWLDFAAIPRDQAERRFPTILDRCDELGLNPLERPIPVAPAAHYWMGGVATDLQAATTLPGLFAVGEVACTGLHGANRLASNSLMECLVFAHRLKEIELGPTPQALTTGKAQPLELDLDGSSSSQLIDAIEQLRQLCWRRAGVERSATGLSHALTKVKEDMQHLEQQALLQALLRQDPCAARLLAESSRRDLNLLLDLHHRLLTSRLMLEACLFRGESRGGHYRSDAPAPLPQWRQHSRQQREQGIFTRAVRP, via the coding sequence ATGGCCCAGCCCCGTAGCTCTAACCCCATCCCCTCAGGTCCCTGGGACGTGGTGGTAATTGGTGCCGGGGCAGCGGGGTTGATGACTTGCCTTGATCTGCCGCCAGGGCTCAAGGTGTTGCTTCTCAACCGCAACACAGGGCGGCGTTCCTCAAGCCGCTGGGCCCAGGGCGGCATCGCAGCGGTGACCCGCAAGGAGGACAGTGCCGATAGCCATGCCGAGGACACGGTTCTGGCTGGAGCCGGCCTCTGCGATGGCGATGCGGTACGCCTGCTGGTGCAGGAGGCGCCCCATTGCGTCGAGCGTCTGGGACAACTGGGCATGGCCTTTGACCGGGATCAGAACGGTCTTGCCACCACCCTCGAAGCAGCCCATAGCCACAGGCGGGTGCTGCATGTACAAGACCGCACCGGGCGCGCCCTGGTGGATGTGCTGCGGGATTGTGTTGAGCAACGGCCTGGGTTGCTGCACCGCCGAGGCGTACGGGTGACGCAGCTGCTGGTGCGCGATGGGCGCTGCTGCGGCGTGCAGGTTCTGGATGGAGCGCATCTTCATGGCATCGAAGCCCGCGCCGTGGTGCTGGCCAGCGGCGGCGGCGGCCATCTGTTCGCCAACACCACCAACCCCGCCCAGGCCTGCGGTGAAGGCATTGCCCTGGCTTGGCAAGCCGGTGCTGCAGTGGAAGATCTGGAATTCGTGCAATTCCATCCCACGGCCATCCGTCTGGATGATGCCCCCTGTTTTCTGATCTCCGAGGCCGTTCGCGGTGAAGGTGGCGTGCTGGTGGATTCCCTCGGGGGAAGCCCTGTGGCCCATCTGCGCCAACGCGACCTCTCCCCGCGGGATCAGGTGAGCCGCGCCTTGATGCAAGCCATGCAGCGGCAGCAGGTGAAACAGATGTGGCTGGACTTCGCCGCCATCCCGCGCGACCAGGCGGAGCGACGCTTCCCAACGATCCTGGACCGCTGCGATGAACTCGGGCTAAACCCGTTGGAACGACCGATCCCGGTAGCTCCGGCCGCCCACTACTGGATGGGAGGGGTCGCCACGGATCTGCAGGCCGCCACAACACTGCCAGGGCTCTTTGCCGTGGGGGAGGTGGCCTGCACCGGCCTGCATGGAGCCAACCGTTTGGCCAGCAACTCTCTGATGGAGTGCCTGGTGTTCGCCCATCGCCTCAAGGAGATCGAACTCGGCCCTACCCCACAGGCCCTGACCACAGGCAAAGCCCAACCACTCGAACTGGACCTGGACGGCAGCAGCAGTTCGCAGTTGATCGACGCGATCGAGCAGCTGCGACAGCTCTGCTGGCGGCGGGCGGGTGTGGAGCGATCCGCCACCGGACTGAGCCATGCCCTCACCAAGGTTAAAGAGGACATGCAGCATCTTGAGCAGCAGGCTCTGCTTCAGGCCTTGCTGCGGCAGGACCCATGTGCCGCACGTCTGCTGGCGGAAAGCAGCCGACGCGATCTGAACCTGTTGCTGGATCTGCACCACCGGCTATTGACCAGCCGTCTGATGCTGGAAGCCTGCCTGTTTCGCGGCGAAAGCCGAGGCGGTCATTACCGCAGCGATGCTCCGGCTCCGCTGCCGCAATGGCGGCAGCATTCCAGGCAGCAACGAGAGCAGGGCATCTTCACCCGAGCCGTGCGCCCCTGA
- a CDS encoding vitamin K epoxide reductase family protein — MGTTRLVSRRRQDSGAKWARIAMAVLATAGLIDTGSITLKRWGLLGNLTCPMGADGCDKVLNSAWGTVFAGIPLSFVGVLAYGAVLLMALLPLLPGLQENKSDLSRRTWWGLFTVSLAMAVFSGVLLGVMLLKIQAFCFFCVLSAGLSLALLILSIVGGGWEDLGQLLFRGVLLALAVLLGGLIWASVVDPNRPEAVVSGTVAPVVTTESTPASIALAEHLTSSGAVMYSAYWCPHCHEQKELFGKQASDQLQVVECAPDGENNQADLCRSKGLEGFPSWEINGSIDSGVKGLDTLAELSGYEGDTDF; from the coding sequence ATGGGCACCACCCGTCTCGTCAGCCGTCGCCGCCAGGATTCCGGTGCCAAATGGGCCCGCATCGCCATGGCGGTGCTGGCCACCGCGGGGCTGATCGACACCGGTTCGATCACCCTCAAGCGCTGGGGTTTGCTCGGCAACCTCACGTGTCCGATGGGGGCCGACGGCTGCGACAAGGTGCTGAACAGCGCCTGGGGGACGGTCTTCGCTGGGATCCCGTTGTCGTTTGTGGGGGTGCTGGCCTACGGCGCCGTTCTGCTGATGGCATTGCTGCCGCTGTTGCCCGGTTTGCAGGAGAACAAGAGCGACCTGTCGCGCCGCACCTGGTGGGGCCTCTTCACGGTGTCCCTGGCCATGGCTGTCTTCAGCGGTGTGCTGCTGGGGGTGATGCTGCTCAAAATCCAGGCCTTCTGCTTCTTCTGCGTCCTCTCAGCCGGGTTATCACTCGCACTCTTGATCCTCTCCATCGTCGGCGGTGGCTGGGAAGACCTGGGTCAGTTGCTGTTCCGTGGTGTGCTCCTGGCCCTTGCCGTGCTTCTGGGGGGCTTGATCTGGGCGTCGGTGGTGGATCCGAATCGGCCCGAGGCCGTGGTCAGCGGCACTGTTGCTCCGGTCGTCACGACCGAGAGCACGCCTGCGTCAATCGCTTTGGCCGAGCACCTCACCAGCAGTGGTGCGGTGATGTATTCCGCTTACTGGTGCCCCCACTGCCACGAACAGAAGGAGCTGTTTGGCAAGCAGGCTTCCGATCAGCTCCAGGTGGTTGAGTGCGCTCCGGATGGTGAAAACAACCAGGCCGATCTCTGCCGCAGCAAAGGATTGGAGGGCTTCCCCAGCTGGGAGATCAATGGCAGCATCGATTCCGGCGTGAAAGGGCTCGACACCCTGGCGGAACTCAGCGGCTACGAGGGCGACACCGACTTCTAA
- the rimO gene encoding 30S ribosomal protein S12 methylthiotransferase RimO, producing MTSTPTKPTVAFAHLGCEKNRVDTEHMVGLLAEAGYGVSTDESDAAVVVVNTCSFIQDAREESVRTLVGLAEQGKELIIAGCLAQHFQEELLESIPEAKAIVGTGDYQHIVDVLQRVEAGERVNQVSTVPTFVGDEHLPRQRTTDQAVAFLKVAEGCDYRCAFCIIPKLRGDQRSRPIESIVAEAQQLAEQGVQELILISQITTNYGLDLYGKPKLAELLRALGEVEIPWIRVHYAYPTGLTPDVLAAYRDVPNVVPYLDLPLQHSHPEVLRAMNRPWQADVNDRLLDQIREQLPDAVLRTTLIVGFPGETEEHFQHLMAFLEHQRFDHVGVFTFSPEDGTAAADLPDHVDPEVAQARKDALMALQQPISAERNSRWVGRTVDVLIEQHNPQTGEMIGRCARFAPEVDGEVRVQPGEDGQQAAPGSLVPVEITGADIYDLSGRVVGARAMVAAARRQG from the coding sequence ATGACAAGCACTCCGACGAAACCGACGGTCGCGTTTGCCCACCTGGGGTGCGAGAAGAATCGGGTGGACACCGAGCACATGGTGGGGTTGCTGGCAGAAGCGGGCTACGGCGTCAGCACCGATGAAAGTGATGCCGCCGTCGTGGTGGTGAACACCTGCAGCTTCATCCAGGACGCCCGAGAAGAATCGGTGAGAACCCTTGTGGGACTTGCGGAACAGGGCAAGGAACTGATCATCGCGGGATGCCTGGCCCAGCATTTCCAGGAGGAATTGCTGGAGTCAATTCCAGAAGCCAAAGCCATCGTGGGTACCGGCGATTACCAGCACATCGTTGACGTGCTGCAGCGGGTGGAAGCAGGAGAGCGGGTCAACCAAGTGAGCACCGTGCCCACCTTCGTGGGCGATGAACACCTGCCGCGCCAGCGCACCACCGACCAGGCCGTGGCCTTCCTCAAGGTGGCTGAGGGCTGCGACTACCGCTGCGCTTTCTGCATCATTCCGAAACTGCGGGGGGATCAGCGCAGCCGGCCGATTGAATCGATCGTGGCCGAAGCCCAGCAACTGGCGGAACAGGGGGTGCAGGAGCTGATCCTGATCAGCCAGATCACCACCAACTACGGCCTCGACCTCTACGGCAAACCCAAACTGGCGGAACTGCTGCGGGCTCTTGGAGAGGTGGAGATCCCCTGGATTCGGGTGCACTACGCCTATCCCACTGGCCTGACGCCGGATGTCCTAGCGGCTTACCGGGACGTGCCGAATGTCGTGCCTTATCTCGATCTTCCGCTGCAGCACAGCCATCCGGAGGTTCTGCGGGCGATGAACCGCCCCTGGCAAGCCGATGTGAACGACCGCCTGCTGGATCAAATCCGCGAGCAACTCCCAGACGCTGTGCTGCGCACCACGCTGATTGTGGGATTCCCCGGCGAAACCGAGGAGCATTTCCAGCATCTGATGGCCTTCCTTGAGCACCAGCGCTTCGATCATGTGGGGGTGTTCACGTTCTCGCCGGAAGACGGAACTGCAGCAGCCGACCTCCCCGATCACGTCGACCCCGAGGTGGCCCAGGCCCGCAAGGATGCCCTGATGGCACTGCAGCAGCCGATTTCAGCAGAACGCAACAGCCGCTGGGTGGGCCGCACCGTGGATGTGCTGATCGAACAGCACAACCCCCAGACCGGCGAAATGATCGGCCGCTGCGCCCGCTTTGCTCCAGAGGTGGATGGCGAAGTCCGGGTCCAACCCGGAGAGGACGGACAGCAGGCCGCACCAGGCAGCCTGGTGCCGGTGGAGATCACCGGAGCTGACATCTATGACCTCAGCGGGCGGGTTGTGGGTGCCCGCGCCATGGTGGCCGCAGCGAGACGACAGGGTTGA
- a CDS encoding MFS transporter, translated as MTLFKLDAEQQRKLFLIASGVSTAGSFAGITAKGWILMKGGVDPFVLALNFAALSLPSLLVSGPAGVRTDCVGCERVLVQAQWALLAASGLGALAIPLLEGTPQVLLLLCSTLLVGIAGAYELTARNKYCSILVERPEQLAGYLTSFSVVFNVGKLVGPPIGGWLLAATGPAWALGIDAASYLLPIASLMFLLRPNRDQEVRSSGGEDASLLNAWRHCGSTLQGVLSFTAVLCLIGFYHPGLTPLIAFEQLGAKPTDLGLFTSVLAGGSILGGVVLQRNSQRFCRRPFLTLGGFGLITAVAQLGMARTSGPGFSLAMAFLIGAGTAGLLSSCNLISQIGSPQVMRGRMAGLSQIAFLGGGGLSGLIVAVLVMSTSLSTAFALTGGLSAVVAVLWMRKRGAKRLEPLR; from the coding sequence TTGACCCTTTTCAAACTGGATGCCGAACAGCAACGCAAGCTTTTTCTGATCGCCTCAGGCGTGAGCACGGCTGGGTCTTTTGCCGGCATCACCGCTAAGGGCTGGATCCTGATGAAGGGGGGAGTTGATCCCTTTGTGCTGGCGCTGAACTTCGCCGCACTGTCACTGCCCAGCCTGCTGGTGAGCGGTCCGGCGGGGGTGCGCACCGACTGCGTGGGCTGTGAACGGGTGCTGGTGCAAGCGCAGTGGGCGCTGCTGGCCGCCTCGGGGCTGGGGGCCCTCGCCATTCCCCTCTTGGAGGGCACACCACAGGTGCTGCTGTTGCTCTGCAGCACCCTGCTGGTGGGCATCGCCGGCGCCTATGAGCTGACGGCCCGAAACAAGTACTGCTCGATCCTGGTGGAACGACCGGAACAGCTGGCGGGCTACCTCACGAGCTTTTCGGTGGTGTTCAACGTTGGCAAGCTGGTGGGCCCCCCGATCGGCGGCTGGTTGCTGGCGGCCACTGGCCCGGCCTGGGCCCTCGGGATTGATGCGGCCAGCTATCTGCTGCCAATTGCCAGTTTGATGTTTCTTCTGCGCCCAAATCGGGATCAGGAAGTGCGCAGCAGCGGCGGCGAGGATGCCAGCCTGCTCAACGCCTGGCGGCACTGCGGCAGCACCCTGCAAGGGGTGCTCAGTTTCACCGCGGTTCTCTGTCTGATCGGGTTTTATCACCCGGGGCTGACCCCCTTGATCGCCTTTGAACAGCTAGGGGCCAAGCCCACAGATCTGGGCCTTTTCACCAGCGTGCTGGCGGGCGGCAGCATCCTTGGCGGCGTGGTGTTGCAGCGCAACAGTCAGCGTTTCTGCCGTCGCCCGTTCCTCACCCTGGGGGGCTTTGGCCTGATCACAGCTGTGGCTCAGTTGGGGATGGCCCGCACATCGGGGCCGGGCTTCAGCCTGGCCATGGCCTTCCTGATCGGCGCCGGCACAGCCGGCCTGTTAAGCAGTTGCAATCTGATCAGTCAGATCGGCTCTCCTCAGGTCATGCGCGGGCGAATGGCCGGTCTGAGCCAAATCGCCTTCCTCGGAGGTGGCGGGCTCAGTGGGCTGATCGTGGCTGTGCTGGTCATGAGCACCAGCCTGTCCACGGCCTTCGCACTCACCGGTGGCCTCAGTGCCGTGGTGGCAGTGCTCTGGATGCGAAAACGAGGAGCAAAACGTCTGGAACCGCTCAGATGA
- a CDS encoding cytochrome B6, producing the protein MGVGIYLGLVGSGLVTAFVLTKILKGIKLI; encoded by the coding sequence ATGGGCGTCGGCATCTATCTCGGCCTGGTTGGTTCCGGTCTGGTGACGGCTTTTGTGCTCACCAAAATCCTCAAGGGAATCAAGCTCATCTGA
- a CDS encoding B12-binding domain-containing radical SAM protein, which yields MRTLFVYPEFPKTFWSYEKILELVNRKVLLPPLGMVTVAALLPQDWEMKLVDRNVREVTEEEWDWAELVIISGMIVQKDDMAVQIGKAKERGLPVAIGGPFASSTPDAPELDQADFKILDEGEITLPMFLEALERGETSGRFTSEGDKPDVTATPIPRFDLLQLDAYDSMSVQFSRGCPFNCEFCDIIVLYGRKPRTKTPEQLVAELQYLYDLGWRRSIFLVDDNFIGNKRNAKLLLPEIRTWQEERGYPFSFATEASVDLADDDEMMRMMHDARFESVFLGIETPDEASLETARKVQNTRNPLDAAVDRITANGIRVMAGFIIGFDGEKDGAGRRIVDFVTRTGIPAAMMGMLQALPKTALWARLEREGRLIQGEEAAKGVNQTNLLNFEPTRPIRDIANEYVEAFCALYEPNAYMDRVYSYYLKMGAPRWKAAAKLPTWIDIKALSTVVWRQGIKRNTRSRFWKYMFGMARQNPALLEQFLVVLAHNEHFLEYRSIVQREIREQLESLPPEEPTTPKELQPV from the coding sequence ATGCGCACCCTGTTCGTTTACCCCGAGTTCCCGAAGACCTTCTGGAGTTACGAGAAGATCCTCGAGCTGGTGAACCGAAAAGTGCTGCTGCCCCCTCTGGGGATGGTGACTGTTGCTGCTCTTCTGCCCCAGGACTGGGAAATGAAGTTGGTGGACCGCAACGTGCGGGAGGTGACTGAGGAGGAGTGGGATTGGGCTGAACTGGTGATCATCTCGGGGATGATCGTCCAGAAAGACGACATGGCCGTGCAGATCGGCAAGGCCAAAGAGCGAGGCCTGCCGGTGGCCATTGGAGGCCCGTTCGCCAGTTCCACTCCGGATGCACCCGAACTTGATCAAGCGGATTTCAAGATCCTGGATGAAGGAGAAATCACCCTGCCGATGTTCCTGGAGGCCCTTGAACGCGGCGAAACCAGTGGACGTTTCACCTCCGAGGGAGACAAGCCGGATGTCACTGCCACACCGATCCCCCGCTTCGATCTGCTTCAACTAGACGCCTATGACTCGATGAGCGTTCAGTTTTCGCGGGGCTGCCCGTTCAACTGCGAGTTCTGCGACATCATTGTTCTGTACGGCCGCAAACCCAGAACAAAAACTCCCGAGCAATTGGTAGCGGAGTTGCAGTACCTCTACGACCTCGGGTGGCGACGATCGATCTTTCTGGTGGACGACAACTTCATCGGCAACAAGCGCAACGCCAAACTGCTGTTGCCAGAGATCCGCACGTGGCAGGAGGAGCGGGGTTACCCCTTCAGCTTCGCTACCGAGGCCTCCGTCGACCTGGCCGACGACGACGAGATGATGCGGATGATGCACGACGCCCGCTTTGAAAGCGTCTTCCTTGGCATCGAGACCCCCGATGAGGCCAGCCTAGAAACGGCCCGCAAGGTGCAAAACACACGGAACCCTCTTGATGCCGCCGTTGATCGGATCACAGCGAACGGCATCCGAGTGATGGCCGGCTTCATCATTGGCTTTGACGGCGAAAAGGATGGTGCAGGACGCAGAATCGTGGACTTTGTGACTCGCACTGGCATCCCCGCCGCAATGATGGGAATGCTGCAGGCTCTGCCGAAGACGGCACTGTGGGCACGATTGGAGCGAGAGGGTCGCCTGATTCAGGGGGAAGAAGCCGCCAAGGGCGTCAACCAGACCAACCTGCTGAACTTCGAACCCACCCGACCGATCCGGGACATCGCCAACGAGTACGTGGAAGCCTTCTGCGCTCTGTACGAACCCAATGCCTACATGGATCGGGTTTACAGCTATTACCTGAAGATGGGCGCTCCACGCTGGAAGGCTGCCGCCAAACTTCCGACTTGGATTGATATCAAGGCGTTGAGCACCGTGGTCTGGCGTCAGGGAATCAAGCGCAACACCCGCAGCCGCTTCTGGAAGTACATGTTTGGCATGGCCCGTCAAAACCCTGCTCTGCTGGAGCAGTTCTTAGTGGTCTTGGCCCACAACGAACACTTCCTCGAATACCGCTCGATTGTGCAGCGGGAAATCCGCGAACAGCTGGAATCCCTACCGCCGGAAGAGCCCACAACCCCGAAAGAATTGCAGCCCGTCTAA
- a CDS encoding DUF4346 domain-containing protein yields the protein MTTTPEAPASTAAAMDALDQRLSQRFIALDPSGYFLIKLDRDAAELVLEHYGNTIDDKGLARDSETGDVLRCDGVNAPRRPSAIYRGRTAKQLGIQLTEGDGPHALSRLDHALYLGRELQKAEQCLRNDTSYVQD from the coding sequence ATGACCACAACCCCAGAAGCACCGGCATCCACAGCCGCGGCGATGGATGCTCTGGATCAGCGCCTCTCCCAGCGCTTCATCGCCTTGGATCCGAGTGGCTATTTCCTGATCAAGCTGGATCGCGATGCGGCCGAACTGGTGCTGGAGCACTACGGCAACACCATTGATGACAAAGGGCTGGCCCGTGATTCAGAGACCGGCGACGTGTTGCGTTGTGACGGTGTCAATGCCCCCCGGCGCCCCTCAGCGATTTATCGCGGTCGTACAGCCAAACAGCTGGGCATTCAGCTCACTGAAGGAGACGGCCCTCACGCACTGAGCCGACTCGACCATGCCCTGTATTTGGGTAGGGAGTTGCAGAAGGCCGAGCAGTGTCTGAGAAACGACACGTCTTACGTGCAGGACTGA